One Rhinoraja longicauda isolate Sanriku21f chromosome 44, sRhiLon1.1, whole genome shotgun sequence DNA segment encodes these proteins:
- the snapin gene encoding SNARE-associated protein Snapin — MLLFQAAARPLLTFLPQCSAARPLLTFLPGGSAVGWRPIRGGDALSDGLLELLRPGVQEVDGQVQAVRESQVELREQIDRLAAELCRVNDEQKVSLDLDPYVKKLLNARRRVVLVSNILQNAQERLRRLNHSVAKEMTRRKAYLESRIYMPGSPSK, encoded by the exons ATGTTGCTATTTCAG GCGGCAGCGCGGCCGTTGTTGACcttcctcccacagtgcagcgcggCCAGGCCGTTGTTGACCTTCCTCCCAGGCGGCAGCGCGGTGGGATGGCGGCCGATCCGCGGGGGGGACGCGCTGAGCGACGGCCTCCTGGAGCTGCTCCGCCCGGGGGTGCAGGAGGTGGACGGGCAGGTGCAGGCCGTCAG GGAGAGTCAGGTGGAGCTGAGGGAGCAGATCGACCGACTGGCAGCTG agCTGTGCCGGGTAAATGATGAGCAGAAGGTGTCTCTGGACCTGGACCCGTACGTGAAGAAGCTGCTGAATGCCCGGCGGAGGGTCGTGCTGGTCAGCAACATCCTGCAGAACGCCCAG GAGAGACTACGGCGTCTAAACCACAGCGTTGCTAAGGAGATGACGCGGAGAAAAGCCTACCTGGAATCCAGGATTTACATGCCTGGTTCTCCGAGCAAGTGA